One window from the genome of Pararhizobium gei encodes:
- a CDS encoding monovalent cation:proton antiporter-2 (CPA2) family protein, producing MSTTQAFTSQALLLLGGAVVAAPIFKKLGLGTVLGYLAAGIIIGPLLHQISEGEQILGFAELGVVFLLFVIGLELKPSRLWQMRRDIFGLGTAQVLLTGFSISFIVYEAGLLDWAGSIITGFGLALSSTAFALQILDEKGDTNSRHGQRAFSILLLQDLAIVPLLALIPLLALQAPEDTSPPLQDFAIAVGAILIMVVAGRYLLNPLFQILARTGAREVMIAAALLVVLGAATMMQLAGLSMAMGSFLAGVLLAESSYRHELEADIEPFRGLLLALFFMAVGLSLDIGVIVENYLLILIAVPLLMIVKAVVLFAICRISGSPHNDAVRIGLLLPQGGEFGFVLFSAAATAGVFSQAWASLLIVIVTLSMALTPAAAAMARFLMREQEEAREELEEDFEGAGSDVLMIGFSRFGQIASQILLAGGRDVTIIDHSAERVRQAAAFGFRIYFGDGTRLDVLRAAGIEKAKIVAICTHKAEITDRIIDLVQAEYPNARIYARAYDRIHTLSLRARGVDYELRETFESGLVFGRRTLEGLGVADNQAHAITEDIRRRDEARLAVQAAEGLSAGRDMLHSHPVKPEPLIKPKRDLSATLGPDEEMLSVATGPKRPQPDSGLLATVD from the coding sequence ATGTCGACGACGCAAGCCTTTACCTCACAGGCGCTGCTCTTGCTGGGCGGGGCGGTCGTGGCCGCGCCCATCTTCAAAAAGCTCGGGCTCGGCACCGTTCTCGGTTATCTCGCCGCCGGCATCATCATCGGCCCCCTGCTTCACCAGATCAGCGAGGGCGAGCAGATCCTCGGCTTTGCCGAACTTGGCGTGGTCTTTCTGCTGTTCGTGATCGGGCTGGAACTGAAGCCATCGCGCCTCTGGCAGATGCGGCGCGATATTTTCGGCCTCGGCACGGCGCAGGTTCTTCTGACCGGCTTTTCGATTTCCTTCATCGTCTATGAGGCGGGACTGCTCGACTGGGCCGGCAGCATCATCACGGGCTTCGGACTGGCGCTGTCATCCACAGCCTTCGCGCTGCAGATCCTCGACGAAAAGGGCGACACCAACAGCCGGCACGGACAGCGCGCCTTTTCGATCCTGCTCCTGCAGGATCTGGCGATCGTGCCGCTGCTTGCCCTGATACCGCTTCTTGCCCTGCAGGCTCCTGAAGACACCAGCCCGCCGCTCCAGGATTTTGCCATCGCAGTCGGGGCGATCCTGATCATGGTGGTCGCGGGACGCTACCTGCTCAATCCGCTGTTCCAGATTCTGGCGCGAACCGGGGCACGCGAAGTGATGATCGCCGCCGCACTTCTGGTGGTGCTGGGCGCGGCAACCATGATGCAGCTTGCCGGGTTGTCGATGGCGATGGGCTCATTCCTGGCTGGGGTGTTGCTGGCTGAGTCCAGCTACCGCCACGAACTGGAGGCCGATATCGAACCGTTTCGCGGCCTGCTGCTCGCGCTGTTCTTCATGGCCGTCGGGCTGTCGCTTGATATCGGCGTCATCGTTGAAAACTATCTCCTCATCCTGATTGCCGTTCCGTTGCTGATGATCGTCAAGGCGGTGGTTCTCTTTGCGATCTGCCGCATCAGCGGCTCACCGCACAACGACGCGGTGCGCATCGGCCTGCTTCTGCCGCAGGGCGGAGAGTTCGGTTTCGTGCTGTTCAGCGCAGCCGCGACCGCCGGGGTCTTTTCGCAAGCCTGGGCGTCGCTGCTGATCGTGATCGTCACGCTGTCCATGGCGCTGACGCCGGCAGCGGCGGCCATGGCGCGGTTTCTGATGCGGGAACAGGAAGAGGCAAGGGAAGAGCTGGAGGAGGATTTCGAGGGCGCCGGCTCGGATGTGCTGATGATCGGCTTTTCCCGTTTCGGCCAGATCGCCTCACAGATCCTTTTGGCGGGTGGCCGCGACGTGACCATCATCGACCATTCCGCCGAGCGTGTCCGGCAGGCTGCGGCCTTCGGATTCCGGATCTATTTCGGCGACGGCACGCGGCTCGATGTGTTGCGGGCGGCAGGCATAGAAAAGGCGAAGATCGTTGCGATCTGCACGCACAAGGCCGAGATCACCGATCGCATCATCGATCTGGTTCAGGCGGAATATCCCAATGCCCGGATCTACGCCCGTGCCTATGACCGCATTCACACCCTGTCCCTTCGTGCCCGCGGGGTAGACTACGAACTGCGCGAGACCTTCGAATCCGGTCTTGTTTTCGGCCGGAGGACGCTGGAGGGGCTGGGGGTAGCCGATAATCAGGCCCATGCGATTACCGAGGATATCCGCCGCCGCGACGAGGCACGGCTTGCGGTTCAGGCTGCCGAAGGACTAAGCGCGGGACGCGACATGCTGCATTCGCATCCGGTCAAGCCGGAACCGTTGATCAAGCCGAAGCGGGACTTGTCGGCAACGCTGGGACCGGACGAGGAAATGCTGTCGGTCGCGACCGGACCGAAGAGACCGCAACCGGACAGCGGCCTTCTCGCAACAGTGGACTAA
- a CDS encoding TldD/PmbA family protein produces the protein MSDIIDSGVLQTRAAELVDMARKAGADEADAVIVRGRSRSVSVRLGKVEATEASESDDFSLRVFVGRRVASVSANPGFDLKVLAERAVAMAKASPEDPFASLADPDRLARSYPDLDLFDPAEVSTEDLAAAALEAEEAALAVAGVTNSSGAGASAGMGGLVLVTSHGFSGAYMGTRFGRSVSAIAGDGTKMERDYDYDSRLFLSHLKSAAEIGRTAGERAIARLGPRQVPTQKNVTVVFDPRMARGFAGHIAGAINGASVARKTSFLRDMMGQQVMKSGILVTDDPLIVGGSSSRPFDGEGVSGEKLSVIEDGVLQHWFLSTSTGRELGLDTNGRGVRGGPSVTPSSTNFAIEPGDIAPEDLIRSVGTGFYVTELIGQGVNMLTGEYSRGASGFWIENGELSFPVSEVTIASNLKQMFMALTLANDIDRKFGVAAPTLAIEGMTLAGT, from the coding sequence ATGTCCGATATTATCGATTCCGGCGTCCTTCAGACGCGCGCGGCTGAACTTGTGGATATGGCGCGCAAAGCTGGTGCGGACGAGGCGGATGCGGTGATTGTCCGGGGCAGGTCGCGCTCGGTCTCCGTCCGGCTCGGCAAGGTCGAGGCGACGGAAGCATCCGAAAGCGATGATTTCTCGCTGCGCGTCTTCGTTGGCCGCCGCGTGGCAAGCGTTTCCGCCAATCCCGGTTTCGATCTGAAGGTTCTGGCGGAACGTGCGGTCGCGATGGCAAAGGCGTCCCCCGAAGATCCTTTTGCAAGTCTCGCAGATCCGGACCGCCTGGCCCGATCCTATCCCGATCTCGATCTGTTCGATCCGGCGGAGGTTTCGACGGAGGATCTGGCCGCCGCCGCGCTTGAGGCCGAGGAGGCGGCGCTGGCGGTCGCCGGCGTCACCAATTCCAGCGGCGCGGGTGCATCTGCGGGCATGGGCGGTCTTGTTCTCGTCACCTCGCATGGCTTTTCCGGCGCCTATATGGGAACGCGCTTCGGACGTTCGGTCAGCGCCATTGCCGGCGACGGCACCAAGATGGAGCGCGACTACGACTACGACAGCCGTCTGTTCCTCTCCCATCTGAAATCGGCGGCCGAAATCGGTCGCACTGCCGGCGAAAGAGCGATCGCCCGCCTTGGCCCACGCCAGGTACCGACGCAGAAAAACGTTACGGTGGTCTTTGATCCACGCATGGCGCGCGGGTTTGCCGGCCATATCGCAGGAGCGATCAACGGAGCCTCGGTTGCCCGCAAGACGAGCTTCCTGCGCGATATGATGGGCCAGCAGGTGATGAAGAGCGGTATTCTGGTGACCGACGACCCGCTCATCGTGGGCGGTTCGTCCTCCCGCCCCTTCGATGGCGAAGGCGTAAGCGGCGAGAAACTGTCGGTGATCGAGGACGGTGTTTTGCAGCACTGGTTCCTGTCGACGTCTACGGGGCGGGAGCTTGGCCTCGACACCAACGGACGCGGCGTGCGCGGCGGCCCTTCCGTCACGCCATCCTCGACCAATTTCGCGATCGAGCCCGGAGATATCGCGCCCGAGGATCTCATTCGCAGCGTCGGGACCGGCTTCTACGTCACGGAGCTGATCGGCCAGGGTGTCAATATGCTGACCGGCGAATACAGCCGCGGGGCCTCGGGATTCTGGATCGAGAACGGCGAACTGAGCTTCCCTGTCTCCGAGGTTACTATCGCCTCCAACCTGAAGCAGATGTTCATGGCCTTGACGCTCGCCAACGACATCGACCGGAAATTTGGCGTCGCGGCGCCGACGCTTGCCATCGAAGGCATGACGCTTGCCGGCACGTAG
- a CDS encoding 3'(2'),5'-bisphosphate nucleotidase CysQ yields the protein MNVLRSSPDPWAGDLDLITEAAKAAGEKALSYFRKDPDVRWKNGGHSPVSEADYAANDILKERLLTARPGYGWLSEETDDDEARLGCDTLFVVDPIDGTRAFIGGKDIWCVSVAVVHLGRPVAGVLFAPALDELFQATLNGRALKNGAPIGVKAQEHAVLRIALAEDTVKLLETGYRATVSRIAHVPSLAYRIAMIADGRIDGTIVKKNSHDWDLAAADLILERAGGILSGLDGKPLSYNRPNVRHTVLCAAAMPALPALIAASKGLDNH from the coding sequence ATGAACGTCCTTCGCTCATCGCCGGACCCGTGGGCCGGCGACCTCGACCTTATAACCGAAGCCGCAAAGGCCGCCGGGGAAAAGGCTTTGAGCTATTTTCGGAAGGATCCCGACGTCCGGTGGAAGAACGGCGGCCACTCGCCGGTCAGCGAGGCCGATTACGCTGCCAACGATATCCTGAAAGAGAGACTTCTGACCGCCCGGCCGGGTTATGGCTGGCTGTCGGAAGAAACCGACGACGACGAGGCGCGGCTTGGCTGCGACACGCTTTTCGTCGTCGATCCGATCGACGGCACCCGTGCGTTCATCGGCGGCAAGGATATCTGGTGCGTCAGTGTCGCGGTGGTGCATCTCGGCCGACCGGTTGCCGGCGTCTTGTTCGCTCCGGCCCTCGACGAGCTTTTTCAGGCGACGTTGAACGGCAGGGCGTTGAAGAACGGCGCTCCTATCGGTGTGAAGGCGCAAGAACATGCCGTTCTGCGGATCGCCCTGGCGGAAGACACCGTCAAGCTGCTTGAGACGGGCTATCGCGCCACCGTGTCGCGGATCGCGCATGTGCCCTCCCTGGCCTACCGGATCGCCATGATCGCCGATGGCCGCATCGACGGCACCATCGTCAAGAAAAACTCGCACGACTGGGATCTGGCCGCTGCCGATCTTATCCTGGAACGGGCTGGTGGCATATTGTCCGGACTGGACGGCAAGCCGCTTTCCTATAATCGCCCCAATGTTCGCCATACAGTCCTTTGCGCCGCGGCAATGCCGGCTTTGCCCGCCCTCATCGCCGCGTCCAAGGGGCTGGATAACCATTGA
- a CDS encoding DUF4170 domain-containing protein, with protein MAQTQETKQRLHLVFGGELTTLTGVQFRDLAKLDIVGIFPDYETALIAWKSKAQLTVDNAHMRYFIVHMHRLLEPEQA; from the coding sequence ATGGCGCAGACACAGGAAACCAAACAGCGGCTCCATCTGGTGTTCGGGGGCGAATTGACGACCTTGACCGGCGTGCAGTTCCGCGACCTGGCCAAACTGGACATCGTGGGCATTTTTCCCGACTACGAGACTGCCCTGATCGCCTGGAAATCGAAGGCCCAGCTGACCGTGGACAATGCGCATATGCGGTATTTCATCGTTCACATGCATCGGCTGCTCGAACCCGAACAGGCCTGA
- the waaA gene encoding lipid IV(A) 3-deoxy-D-manno-octulosonic acid transferase, which translates to MNRMLARVALSGYRWIGTAIYPLVWSYLAARAAKGKEDSGRRQERYGHASKPRPQGPLVWFHAASVGETIAVVPLIKEVARRGIAVVLTTGTTTSARLAADRLGSGIIHQYVPLDFKPAVARFLDYWEPDLAIIAESEIWPMTIVELGERHIPQVLVNGRLSDRTFSRWKKRPWLADALFENLALVIAQSDLDAERFRTLGALPVMVSGNLKVDTDAPPHDGQVLKQYRQQIQGRKTWAAISTFEGEENAAGVVHRALKERTGLLTIIVPRHPERCDAIEAMLNAKGLTVARRTRNDPITPETDIFLGDTIGEMGLYLRLTEVAFVGRSLFADGGQNPLEPAMLGCAILSGGNVQNFRETYQTLAKNGSAKIIRDVEMLAKGVNYLLVNDEMRRKMIDAGLETVHEMRGALSATIRGLEPYINPLTVKARLQPRREN; encoded by the coding sequence ATGAACCGAATGCTTGCGCGGGTGGCTTTGTCCGGCTATCGCTGGATCGGCACCGCCATCTATCCCCTGGTCTGGTCCTACCTTGCGGCACGCGCCGCCAAGGGCAAGGAAGATTCGGGCCGCCGGCAGGAGCGTTACGGCCATGCCAGCAAACCAAGGCCGCAGGGGCCGCTGGTCTGGTTTCATGCAGCAAGCGTGGGCGAGACCATTGCGGTCGTTCCCCTCATCAAGGAAGTGGCGCGGCGCGGCATTGCGGTCGTCCTGACCACGGGCACGACCACCTCTGCGCGATTGGCCGCCGACAGGTTGGGGTCTGGCATCATCCACCAGTATGTTCCGCTCGATTTCAAGCCGGCCGTTGCCCGTTTCCTCGACTACTGGGAACCTGATCTCGCGATCATCGCCGAATCCGAGATCTGGCCGATGACAATTGTCGAACTCGGCGAGCGCCACATTCCGCAGGTTCTCGTCAACGGGCGGCTTTCCGACCGCACGTTCAGCCGCTGGAAGAAGCGTCCCTGGCTCGCCGATGCGCTGTTCGAGAATCTGGCTCTGGTTATCGCCCAGTCGGACCTCGATGCGGAGCGCTTTCGCACGCTCGGTGCGCTTCCGGTGATGGTATCGGGCAATCTCAAGGTCGATACCGACGCGCCGCCACACGACGGACAGGTTCTCAAGCAGTACCGCCAGCAGATTCAGGGTCGCAAGACATGGGCGGCAATCTCGACCTTCGAAGGCGAAGAAAACGCGGCGGGGGTCGTTCATCGTGCCCTGAAGGAGCGGACGGGCCTGCTGACGATCATCGTGCCCCGCCATCCCGAGCGATGCGATGCCATCGAGGCCATGTTGAACGCCAAGGGGCTGACTGTGGCGCGCCGCACCCGCAACGACCCGATCACGCCGGAAACCGATATATTCCTGGGTGACACGATCGGAGAGATGGGTCTCTACCTGCGCCTGACGGAGGTTGCTTTCGTCGGCCGTTCGCTGTTTGCCGATGGTGGGCAGAATCCACTGGAGCCGGCCATGCTCGGCTGCGCCATTCTGTCCGGCGGCAATGTTCAGAATTTTCGCGAGACCTACCAGACGCTTGCCAAGAACGGCAGCGCCAAGATCATCCGCGATGTCGAAATGCTGGCCAAGGGTGTCAATTATCTGCTCGTCAACGACGAGATGCGTCGCAAGATGATCGATGCCGGTCTTGAAACCGTGCATGAAATGCGTGGTGCGCTATCGGCGACGATCCGGGGCCTTGAGCCCTATATCAATCCGCTGACGGTCAAGGCCCGGCTGCAGCCGCGCCGGGAAAACTGA
- a CDS encoding HAD family hydrolase — protein sequence MTQKTISGILFDKDGTLLDYVKSWVPVNYELARIAADGDAGLARRLLLAGGMDPDTGHVLPDSLLAAGNTVEIATGMVEAGACYTVADLTARFDGLFATSAEYAVPVTDLAAFFARLHAKGYRLGVASSDNERSIRETAKRFGFDIYLDYVAGYDSGFGTKPHPGMVMGFCAATGLQPHQIAVVGDNNHDLHMGRNAGAGLTVAVLTGTGSPQSLAAASDHCLNDITELETVLA from the coding sequence ATGACGCAGAAAACCATATCCGGCATCCTGTTCGACAAGGATGGGACGCTGCTGGACTATGTAAAAAGCTGGGTGCCGGTAAACTACGAACTCGCCCGGATTGCGGCGGATGGCGATGCCGGTCTTGCCCGTCGCCTGCTTCTCGCGGGTGGCATGGACCCCGACACCGGCCATGTGCTGCCCGACAGCCTGCTTGCGGCCGGAAATACGGTTGAGATTGCGACCGGCATGGTGGAAGCGGGCGCCTGCTACACGGTTGCGGACCTGACTGCCAGGTTCGACGGCCTGTTTGCCACCTCCGCCGAATATGCCGTGCCGGTCACCGACCTTGCCGCGTTCTTCGCCCGGCTGCACGCCAAGGGCTACCGGCTGGGTGTCGCCTCGAGCGACAATGAGCGCTCGATCCGCGAGACCGCCAAACGCTTCGGCTTCGATATTTATCTGGATTATGTCGCCGGTTACGACAGCGGCTTCGGCACCAAGCCGCATCCGGGCATGGTCATGGGTTTTTGCGCAGCGACCGGCCTTCAGCCCCATCAGATCGCCGTCGTCGGCGACAACAATCACGATCTTCACATGGGACGTAACGCCGGGGCCGGATTGACGGTTGCGGTGCTGACAGGCACCGGGTCGCCTCAATCGCTGGCCGCCGCCTCCGATCACTGCCTCAACGACATTACCGAATTGGAAACCGTGCTCGCCTGA
- a CDS encoding flagellin — protein MSFNSAATAALAVLRHNDTTHAKYQNIVTTGMRISEAADNAAYWSIATDMRNTNKATSTVIDALELGAALIDVSYRAMEDLIDITSEIKAKIVLMKDPGIDRYKVSQEVYELEKQFLSTAQSASFNGRNLLAPGTLNYTEKSYTDGNGRTLSYIEMDPPDAGLVFGGIVASYSKGHVGIINIHGDSNLNLFGPANYKNADGSISAQNGLVDNPQADGMTNGVAHQDPGKVDAWLPAFNGRTQVNFNHGGHFDDMFSASHMGEVPDDLVGYATDLLLARYEQMHTTLTDRGATLGSLAMRIDIQTDFNKTLSATITRGVGRLVDADMSEASTRLKAIQSQVQLAVQALNIANNSPSLLMQLFR, from the coding sequence ATGAGCTTTAACTCGGCAGCTACGGCGGCCCTGGCGGTTCTGCGCCATAACGACACCACCCATGCCAAATACCAGAACATCGTCACCACCGGCATGCGGATCTCGGAGGCCGCCGACAACGCAGCCTATTGGTCGATCGCGACAGACATGCGCAACACCAACAAGGCGACCAGCACCGTCATCGACGCGCTTGAGCTGGGTGCAGCACTGATCGATGTTTCCTATCGCGCCATGGAGGATCTGATCGACATCACCTCCGAGATCAAGGCCAAGATCGTTCTGATGAAGGATCCCGGGATCGACCGGTACAAGGTCAGCCAGGAGGTCTACGAGCTTGAGAAACAATTTCTCAGCACAGCGCAATCGGCCTCGTTCAACGGACGCAACCTGCTTGCGCCGGGAACGCTGAACTATACCGAAAAAAGCTATACGGACGGCAACGGCCGCACTCTAAGTTATATCGAGATGGATCCGCCGGACGCCGGCCTCGTCTTCGGCGGCATCGTGGCAAGCTATTCCAAAGGCCATGTCGGGATCATCAATATCCATGGCGACAGCAATCTCAATCTGTTTGGCCCGGCGAACTACAAGAATGCCGATGGAAGTATTTCCGCCCAGAATGGTCTGGTGGACAATCCGCAGGCCGACGGGATGACAAACGGCGTGGCCCATCAGGACCCGGGCAAGGTTGATGCGTGGCTGCCTGCCTTCAACGGCCGCACCCAGGTGAATTTCAACCATGGAGGCCATTTCGACGACATGTTCAGCGCGTCGCATATGGGCGAGGTTCCGGACGATCTGGTCGGTTATGCGACGGATTTGTTGCTGGCGCGCTACGAGCAGATGCACACGACACTGACTGACAGGGGCGCAACCCTCGGCTCGCTCGCGATGCGCATCGACATACAGACGGATTTCAACAAGACGCTGTCGGCGACGATAACCAGAGGCGTCGGCCGGTTGGTGGACGCCGACATGAGCGAGGCCTCCACCCGGCTGAAAGCCATACAGTCTCAAGTTCAATTGGCGGTGCAGGCGCTCAACATCGCCAACAATTCACCGTCGCTGCTGATGCAGCTGTTCCGGTGA
- the lpxK gene encoding tetraacyldisaccharide 4'-kinase, which produces MVSEAPPFWWTNTDWRAYGLWPLSWIYGRISGPRMDRARRASVDLPVICVGNFTVGGAGKTPTAIALARAARRRGLKPGFLSRGYGGSLDVTTVVEPEHHRARDVGDEPLLLAREGMTVICRKRVEGARRLASEGVDLIIMDDGFQSARLTFDFSLLVIDSRRGIGNGFVIPAGPVRAPLAHQLRHASALLKLGNEDRADELVRRAARAGKPIYEADVVRLDSGDLKDVPVIAWAGIADPEKFFRTVRQMGANLAEMRSFPDHHHFSEEEIADLLDRAAANGYRLVTTAKDIVRLEPGHGRAAELIEKSRVIEIEIRFDDPSSPDKIIDAALKSARTRNLAKRNPEKSRK; this is translated from the coding sequence ATGGTTTCTGAAGCACCGCCGTTCTGGTGGACCAATACCGATTGGCGCGCCTATGGCCTCTGGCCGTTGTCGTGGATCTATGGCCGCATTTCGGGTCCGCGCATGGATCGCGCGCGGCGGGCATCGGTGGATCTGCCTGTTATCTGCGTCGGGAATTTTACCGTTGGCGGCGCTGGAAAAACGCCGACGGCGATCGCTCTTGCGCGTGCCGCCCGCAGACGCGGCCTGAAGCCGGGCTTTCTGAGCCGCGGCTATGGCGGATCACTCGATGTCACGACGGTGGTCGAGCCGGAACATCATCGTGCGCGGGATGTCGGCGACGAACCGCTGCTGCTCGCCCGCGAGGGGATGACCGTCATCTGCCGGAAGCGGGTGGAGGGCGCCCGCAGACTGGCATCCGAAGGCGTCGATCTGATCATCATGGATGACGGTTTCCAGAGCGCGAGATTGACCTTCGATTTCTCCCTCCTGGTCATCGACAGCCGTCGCGGCATCGGAAACGGCTTTGTCATCCCGGCAGGTCCGGTGAGGGCGCCGCTCGCGCACCAGTTGCGTCATGCCTCGGCGCTTCTGAAGCTTGGCAACGAAGATCGCGCCGATGAGTTGGTCCGGCGCGCGGCGCGTGCCGGAAAGCCGATCTATGAAGCCGATGTGGTACGCCTCGACAGCGGCGATCTGAAAGACGTTCCGGTCATCGCCTGGGCCGGCATTGCCGATCCGGAAAAATTCTTCCGCACCGTGCGCCAGATGGGGGCGAACCTTGCTGAAATGCGCAGCTTTCCCGATCACCATCATTTTTCCGAGGAGGAGATTGCCGATCTCCTCGATCGCGCCGCCGCAAACGGCTACCGGCTGGTGACGACGGCCAAGGACATCGTCCGCCTCGAGCCCGGCCACGGCAGGGCGGCTGAACTGATCGAAAAAAGCCGCGTGATCGAGATCGAAATCCGCTTCGACGACCCGTCATCACCTGACAAGATCATCGACGCGGCATTGAAATCCGCCCGCACGCGCAATCTGGCAAAGCGAAATCCGGAAAAGTCCAGGAAATAG
- a CDS encoding DUF2093 domain-containing protein: MNRFEGSGSREAKIRYLDGDFQILLPGAYVVCAVTGKNIPIDELRYWSVARQEPYSDAEASLQADKHAGILPGQKT; the protein is encoded by the coding sequence ATGAACCGGTTTGAAGGCAGCGGCAGCAGGGAAGCCAAGATCCGCTATCTCGACGGCGACTTCCAGATTCTTCTGCCGGGCGCCTATGTCGTGTGCGCCGTCACCGGCAAGAACATCCCGATCGACGAGTTGCGCTATTGGAGCGTTGCGCGGCAGGAGCCTTACAGCGATGCGGAGGCTTCCCTTCAGGCCGACAAGCACGCGGGAATTCTTCCCGGTCAGAAGACGTAG
- the mutL gene encoding DNA mismatch repair endonuclease MutL has product MSIKQLSETLINQIAAGEVIERPASAAKELIENALDAGATRIDIATAGGGKTLLRVIDNGCGMGPDDLELAVRRHCTSKLDKDLLDIRTLGFRGEALPSIGSVARLTISSRAAGASHGAEIGVFGGTLQPVKPAAVNQGTVVEVRDLFFATPARLNFMKTERAEASAISDVVRRMAIAFPGVRFLLSGSDRTTLEFPSTGDDRLARIAQVLGRDFRDNAIEIDAEREGAQLTGFAGVPTFNRGNSLQQYAFVNGRPVQDKLIWSALRAAYAETIPQGRYPVAVLSLTVDPDVVDVNVHPAKSDVRFRDPGLIRGLIIGAIRQALAAGGDRASTTGASGMMHAFRPRPAPQAPWTAATSPYRPMENTHSGFGETQQASFAATAAPSARASAFASEGQNEVAAEVVHPLGAARAQLHENYIVAQTQDGLVIVDQHAAHERLVFEALRKGLNAQPIPAQALLIPDIVDMPEDDCDRLISHAADFSRLGLGIERFGPGAIAIRETPAMLGEIDAAGLVRQLADELAEWDTAGGLAARLDYLAATMACHGSVRSGRRLRSEEMNALLRRMEATPGSGQCNHGRPTYIEIKLADIERLFGRS; this is encoded by the coding sequence ATGTCCATCAAACAGCTTTCAGAAACCCTGATCAACCAGATCGCCGCGGGCGAGGTCATCGAGCGGCCGGCCAGTGCCGCCAAGGAATTGATCGAAAATGCTCTCGACGCAGGTGCCACAAGGATAGACATTGCCACGGCCGGCGGCGGCAAGACGCTGCTGAGGGTGATCGACAATGGCTGCGGCATGGGGCCGGACGATCTCGAACTGGCCGTCCGCCGGCACTGCACCTCCAAGCTCGACAAGGATCTCCTCGATATAAGGACGCTTGGATTTCGCGGCGAAGCTCTTCCCTCCATCGGATCGGTTGCGCGCCTGACAATTTCCAGCCGCGCTGCCGGGGCAAGCCACGGCGCCGAAATCGGTGTTTTCGGCGGCACGCTGCAGCCGGTGAAGCCTGCTGCCGTCAATCAGGGGACAGTGGTCGAGGTGCGCGATCTTTTCTTTGCCACACCGGCCCGTCTCAATTTCATGAAGACGGAGAGAGCCGAAGCCTCGGCCATTTCCGATGTGGTGCGGCGCATGGCGATCGCCTTCCCGGGCGTGCGTTTCCTGCTGTCGGGCTCCGACAGGACGACGCTCGAATTTCCGTCGACCGGCGACGACCGGCTCGCCCGCATCGCCCAGGTGCTCGGCCGCGACTTCCGCGACAATGCGATCGAGATCGACGCCGAGCGCGAGGGGGCGCAGCTCACGGGCTTTGCCGGCGTCCCGACCTTCAACCGCGGCAACTCGCTGCAGCAATATGCCTTCGTCAACGGCCGGCCGGTGCAGGACAAGCTTATCTGGTCGGCCCTGCGTGCCGCCTATGCCGAAACGATTCCCCAGGGGCGGTATCCGGTGGCGGTGCTGTCGTTGACGGTCGATCCTGATGTGGTCGACGTCAATGTGCATCCGGCCAAATCAGATGTTCGTTTTCGCGATCCCGGCCTGATCCGCGGGCTCATCATCGGCGCCATACGGCAGGCCTTGGCGGCCGGCGGCGACCGCGCATCGACGACGGGGGCGAGCGGCATGATGCATGCGTTCCGTCCCCGGCCGGCTCCCCAGGCTCCATGGACGGCAGCCACCTCCCCTTATCGTCCGATGGAGAACACGCACAGCGGCTTCGGGGAAACGCAGCAGGCATCGTTCGCAGCGACGGCGGCGCCTTCCGCCCGTGCATCGGCATTCGCATCGGAGGGACAAAACGAGGTTGCCGCCGAAGTGGTGCATCCGCTGGGTGCCGCGCGGGCGCAGCTTCACGAGAATTATATCGTCGCCCAGACGCAGGACGGGCTGGTCATCGTCGACCAGCACGCGGCCCATGAGCGGCTGGTCTTCGAGGCGTTGCGCAAAGGGCTGAATGCGCAGCCGATTCCGGCGCAGGCGCTGCTGATCCCGGACATCGTCGATATGCCCGAAGATGACTGCGATCGGCTCATTTCTCATGCCGCCGACTTCTCGCGCCTGGGCCTCGGTATCGAACGGTTCGGTCCCGGCGCCATCGCCATCCGCGAGACGCCGGCAATGCTCGGCGAGATCGACGCGGCAGGTCTCGTGCGCCAGCTTGCGGACGAACTGGCGGAATGGGATACGGCAGGCGGCCTGGCCGCAAGACTGGATTATCTGGCCGCGACCATGGCCTGCCACGGTTCGGTGCGCTCCGGCCGGCGGCTGCGGTCGGAAGAGATGAACGCGTTGCTGCGGCGGATGGAGGCGACCCCCGGTTCCGGCCAGTGCAATCATGGCCGTCCGACCTATATCGAGATCAAGCTCGCCGACATCGAACGACTGTTCGGGCGCAGTTGA